The Methylomonas montana genome has a window encoding:
- a CDS encoding sigma-54-dependent transcriptional regulator: MNTQAPYILVVDDEQDIRQLVSEILEDEGYDVAMAENATEARKLKNQRAPNLILLDIWMPDSDGITLLREWVGEDDALCPVIMMSGHASVESAVEATRLGAYDFLEKPLSLAKLLLIVERALETSSLQRENAGLKQQLMIGVEPVGKSAAVERTKDKLKRLAQHDARVLFVGEAGVGKEMYARYLHNNSSRRDGSFVDVSVGSISPENSAVEFFGREDNGRVYRGLLEQAHRGTLFLGEIGGMDPETQTRLLSALESSSFLRVGGSQAVRVDVRVVASTRMSLEEEVNNGRFRQDLYYLLNVVTLEIPPLREHSEDVPSLLNFYVDHFVTQEKLPFRRFSMAAQNYLRNYSWPGNVRELRNLVQRLMILGAGDDIELDEVKTALGSIAEQPKLGLNVPEFFNLPLKEARDHFEKSYLEYHFEKTGGSVAKLASAIGMERTHLYRKLHSLKIKL, encoded by the coding sequence ATGAATACACAAGCACCGTACATATTGGTAGTCGATGACGAGCAGGATATTCGTCAATTGGTGTCGGAAATTCTCGAGGATGAAGGTTATGACGTCGCGATGGCGGAAAACGCCACCGAGGCCAGAAAACTCAAAAACCAACGCGCGCCCAATTTGATCCTGCTCGACATCTGGATGCCGGATAGCGACGGTATCACCTTGCTAAGGGAATGGGTCGGTGAAGACGATGCACTGTGTCCGGTGATCATGATGTCCGGACATGCCTCGGTGGAATCGGCGGTGGAAGCCACCCGTTTGGGGGCCTACGACTTTTTGGAAAAGCCGCTATCGCTGGCCAAATTGCTGCTGATCGTCGAGCGCGCCTTGGAGACCAGCTCGCTGCAACGCGAAAACGCCGGCTTGAAGCAACAGCTGATGATAGGCGTGGAACCGGTCGGCAAAAGTGCGGCAGTCGAGCGTACCAAGGACAAATTGAAACGCCTAGCGCAGCATGACGCCCGAGTGTTGTTCGTCGGCGAAGCCGGGGTCGGCAAGGAAATGTACGCCCGCTATTTGCATAATAACAGTTCGCGGCGCGACGGCTCTTTCGTCGATGTTTCGGTGGGCAGTATTTCACCGGAAAACTCGGCGGTGGAATTTTTCGGCCGCGAGGACAATGGCCGGGTTTATCGCGGCCTGCTGGAACAAGCCCATCGCGGCACGCTATTCCTGGGTGAAATCGGCGGCATGGACCCTGAAACCCAAACCCGCTTGCTCAGCGCGCTGGAATCCAGTTCGTTTTTGCGGGTCGGCGGTAGCCAGGCGGTGCGCGTCGATGTGCGCGTAGTGGCTTCCACCCGCATGTCCCTGGAAGAAGAAGTCAACAACGGTCGTTTCCGCCAGGATCTTTATTATTTACTGAACGTGGTGACGCTGGAAATTCCGCCGCTGCGTGAACACAGCGAAGACGTGCCCAGTTTGCTGAATTTTTACGTCGATCATTTCGTCACCCAAGAAAAACTGCCGTTCCGACGTTTCTCGATGGCCGCGCAAAATTATTTGCGTAATTACAGCTGGCCGGGTAATGTGCGCGAGTTGCGTAATCTGGTGCAGCGTCTGATGATATTGGGTGCCGGCGACGACATCGAGCTGGACGAAGTAAAAACCGCGCTGGGCTCGATCGCCGAACAACCCAAACTGGGCCTGAATGTGCCGGAGTTTTTTAATTTGCCGTTGAAAGAAGCCCGCGATCATTTCGAAAAATCCTACCTGGAATATCATTTCGAAAAAACCGGCGGCAGCGTCGCTAAACTGGCCTCGGCTATCGGCATGGAACGTACGCATTTGTACCGAAAATTGCATTCCCTGAAAATTAAGCTTTAA
- a CDS encoding sensor histidine kinase codes for MAYSKIKLPASASILILFGFVLLSLQLMSSATQESSELGEMYSWLLVINTLGSVILLGLVVVNAYSLIRELKKKEAGSKLTTRMVSLFVLLSLAPAAIVFYFSVQFLHQGIDSWFNVEIDRAMDDALELSQSSLAQRMNWHIKQTKQMADQLRDKSETLIALEIGSLWNESGAMEIAVFSNQGRILASSSVNPSDILPHLPDEQIWLQLRQNKQYFAFDPGDNDEMLVRIIVAIEADQSRFLQVLYPIPVRVTDLADSIEFAFIRYQEMNFLRDSLKTSFSLILLLVLLLSLLAAIWVAFISIRNIVAPVKELVKGTQAVAEGDYQQQLPVMSQDDLGFLVESFNQMTRRIARSRDETRAAGLEVENQRAYLETILANLTAGVISFDAAYYIRTANQAAYRILHIPVSHFVGETLPTLATTHTELADVLTAIQSLLEKADDIWEQRIVFLGPNGRQELLCRGTPLFSQHGARTGAIVVFDDVTDLIQAQKNAAWGEVARRLAHEIKNPLTPIQLSAERLQHKLSKELQDGSAEFLQRGTRTIVQQVEAMKRMVDDFSEYARPSKKQVEKLNLVDLIQEIMALYMPSGIAFNTAFASDRVIVEADPVSIRQVLHNLIKNAQEATSAQCRILIKTAKVSRNNTDYVELGIYDNGSGLNAEQIETIFDPYVTSKAKGTGLGLAIVKKIVEEHGGVIWVDTSYNDGAGFLLQLPVFEFGNNK; via the coding sequence ATGGCCTATTCAAAAATAAAATTACCGGCCAGCGCCTCTATCCTCATTCTGTTCGGCTTCGTCTTGCTGTCGCTGCAATTAATGAGCAGCGCCACCCAGGAATCCTCGGAACTCGGCGAAATGTATTCCTGGCTGCTGGTGATCAACACGCTGGGGTCGGTGATCTTGCTCGGCCTGGTAGTGGTAAACGCCTACTCGCTGATTCGGGAACTGAAAAAAAAAGAAGCCGGTTCGAAGCTGACCACGCGGATGGTTTCGCTGTTCGTGCTGCTGTCCCTGGCGCCGGCGGCCATCGTGTTTTATTTTTCCGTACAATTTCTGCATCAAGGCATCGACAGCTGGTTTAACGTCGAAATCGACCGGGCCATGGACGACGCGCTGGAACTGAGCCAATCTTCGTTGGCCCAGCGGATGAATTGGCACATCAAGCAAACCAAGCAAATGGCCGACCAATTGCGAGACAAATCGGAAACGCTGATCGCACTGGAAATAGGCAGCCTGTGGAACGAGTCCGGGGCGATGGAAATTGCGGTATTTTCCAATCAAGGCCGGATTTTAGCCTCCAGCAGCGTCAATCCCAGCGATATTTTGCCGCATCTGCCGGACGAACAAATCTGGCTGCAGCTGCGGCAAAACAAGCAATATTTCGCCTTCGACCCCGGCGACAACGATGAAATGCTGGTGCGCATCATCGTCGCCATCGAAGCCGACCAGAGCCGGTTCTTGCAGGTGCTCTACCCGATTCCGGTGCGAGTCACCGATTTAGCCGACTCGATCGAATTTGCCTTCATCCGTTATCAGGAAATGAATTTCCTGCGCGATTCACTGAAAACCAGCTTCTCGTTGATCTTGCTGCTGGTATTGCTGCTCAGCCTGCTGGCGGCGATCTGGGTAGCCTTCATCAGCATCCGCAATATCGTCGCACCGGTGAAGGAATTGGTAAAAGGTACCCAGGCAGTCGCTGAAGGCGATTACCAACAACAACTGCCGGTAATGAGTCAGGACGACCTGGGCTTTTTGGTGGAATCGTTTAACCAGATGACCCGCCGCATCGCCCGCTCCCGCGACGAAACCCGCGCCGCCGGTCTGGAAGTGGAAAACCAACGCGCTTATCTGGAAACCATCCTCGCTAACCTGACCGCCGGGGTAATCAGCTTCGACGCCGCTTATTACATCCGCACCGCCAATCAGGCCGCTTACCGAATTTTGCATATCCCGGTCAGCCATTTCGTCGGCGAGACCTTGCCGACGTTGGCGACCACACACACAGAATTGGCCGACGTGTTAACCGCCATCCAGAGCCTGCTGGAAAAAGCCGACGACATCTGGGAGCAGCGCATCGTCTTTCTCGGCCCCAACGGCCGCCAAGAATTGCTGTGCCGGGGCACCCCGCTATTCTCGCAGCACGGCGCCCGCACCGGCGCGATTGTGGTATTCGACGACGTCACCGACTTAATCCAGGCCCAAAAAAATGCGGCCTGGGGCGAAGTGGCGCGGCGGCTGGCGCACGAAATCAAAAACCCGCTGACGCCGATCCAGCTCTCCGCCGAGCGTTTGCAACACAAGCTGTCCAAGGAATTGCAAGACGGTTCCGCCGAATTTTTGCAACGCGGCACCCGCACCATCGTCCAGCAAGTAGAAGCGATGAAGCGGATGGTGGACGATTTTTCCGAGTACGCCCGCCCCTCCAAGAAGCAAGTGGAAAAACTCAATCTGGTCGATTTGATTCAGGAAATCATGGCTCTGTATATGCCGTCAGGCATAGCCTTCAACACCGCCTTCGCCAGCGACAGAGTCATCGTCGAAGCCGATCCGGTCAGCATCCGTCAGGTATTGCACAATTTAATCAAGAATGCTCAGGAAGCCACCTCTGCGCAGTGTCGCATCCTGATAAAAACCGCCAAGGTTAGCCGCAACAACACCGATTATGTCGAATTGGGCATCTACGATAACGGTAGCGGCCTCAACGCAGAGCAGATCGAAACTATTTTCGACCCCTATGTGACCAGCAAGGCCAAGGGTACCGGCCTGGGTTTGGCGATCGTCAAAAAAATCGTCGAAGAACATGGCGGGGTGATTTGGGTCGATACATCTTATAATGACGGCGCGGGTTTTTTACTCCAGCTACCAGTTTTTGAATTTGGGAACAATAAATGA
- a CDS encoding DUF4390 domain-containing protein, which yields MPSSIKLLRRGLLMLCLPLCPAIGQAGDYAARIEYADLAYIDNGYTVEAHIDYRLSPMAKEALHKGVPLAWNVSLELRQPGWLWDSVIYQRKLAYSLQFHALLNQYAVQTPSAHSEMFLTLSAALNFMASVHDSSPIPADLLQPGKPYLLAVQTQFNREFLPIPLRPLAYLDHRWFLSSTWQTWPIQK from the coding sequence ATGCCAAGCTCTATAAAGCTGCTTAGGCGCGGCCTGTTGATGCTCTGCCTACCACTCTGCCCCGCCATCGGCCAGGCCGGCGACTACGCCGCCAGGATCGAATACGCCGACCTGGCGTATATAGACAACGGCTATACCGTGGAAGCTCATATCGATTACCGGCTCAGCCCGATGGCCAAGGAAGCGCTACACAAAGGCGTGCCCTTGGCCTGGAATGTATCGCTCGAACTGCGCCAGCCCGGCTGGCTTTGGGATAGCGTGATTTACCAGCGCAAACTCGCTTACAGTCTGCAATTCCACGCCCTGCTGAATCAATACGCGGTGCAAACGCCGTCCGCCCATAGCGAAATGTTTTTGACCCTGAGCGCGGCTTTGAATTTCATGGCCTCGGTGCACGACAGCTCGCCTATTCCGGCCGACTTATTGCAGCCCGGTAAGCCGTACCTATTGGCCGTACAGACTCAATTCAACCGCGAATTCTTGCCGATTCCATTGCGTCCGCTCGCTTATCTCGATCATCGCTGGTTTCTCTCTAGCACTTGGCAGACATGGCCTATTCAAAAATAA
- the rsmB gene encoding 16S rRNA (cytosine(967)-C(5))-methyltransferase RsmB yields MNLRGCSAQILSHVLSDGQSLTAALEHGLPKLKDSKDRAFVQALCYGVIRHYYALDFILSRLLSKPLKQKDGDIKALLLVGLYQLQHMRVKSHAAVSETVAATSHKPWARSLVNAILRQYLREAEMLQLACAENSQARHNHPDWITDLLCQDWPEHYEKILHANDQAPPMALRVNLRQGSRSAYLDELTAQGIAAQPVDCCDTAIRLDQALAVEQLPGFSEGRVSVQDIAAQLAAELLDVKPDQQVLDLCAAPGGKTAAILERQPALAGLLAVDVDQQRLQRVTDNLIRLNLQADTLAADASQSETWANGRQFDRILLDAPCSGFGVIRRHPDIKLLRRAEDIAALQTLQARILDSAWSLLSPGGILLYATCSVLKQENEAQIAAFLARHSDAGELSIDAHWGMPRPHGRQIVTGDRQMDGFYYAKLYKAA; encoded by the coding sequence ATGAATCTGCGCGGCTGCTCGGCACAGATTCTTTCCCACGTTCTAAGCGATGGCCAGTCGCTAACTGCCGCGCTGGAACACGGTCTTCCCAAACTCAAGGACAGCAAGGATAGAGCTTTCGTACAAGCCCTGTGTTACGGCGTGATCCGTCACTACTATGCGCTGGACTTTATACTCAGCCGCTTACTCAGCAAACCGCTGAAGCAGAAAGACGGCGACATCAAGGCATTATTGCTGGTCGGCCTGTACCAACTGCAACACATGCGCGTCAAATCGCATGCCGCGGTGTCGGAAACGGTCGCGGCCACCAGTCACAAGCCCTGGGCCAGATCGCTGGTCAACGCGATACTCAGGCAATATCTGCGTGAAGCCGAGATGCTGCAACTAGCCTGCGCCGAGAACAGTCAGGCCCGCCACAACCATCCTGACTGGATCACGGACTTACTTTGCCAAGATTGGCCGGAGCATTACGAAAAAATCCTGCACGCCAACGATCAGGCGCCGCCAATGGCGCTGCGCGTCAACCTGCGGCAAGGCAGCCGTAGCGCTTATCTCGACGAACTCACCGCCCAAGGCATAGCTGCGCAGCCGGTAGACTGTTGCGATACCGCGATACGCCTCGACCAAGCTCTGGCCGTCGAACAATTGCCAGGGTTTAGTGAGGGCCGGGTTTCCGTGCAGGACATCGCCGCGCAACTGGCAGCCGAATTGCTGGATGTTAAACCCGACCAACAGGTTTTGGACTTGTGCGCCGCACCGGGCGGCAAGACGGCGGCCATTTTGGAACGGCAACCCGCCCTGGCCGGACTACTGGCCGTCGATGTCGATCAGCAGCGTTTGCAACGCGTCACGGACAATTTAATACGCTTGAATTTACAAGCCGACACCTTGGCCGCCGACGCCTCTCAATCGGAAACCTGGGCGAACGGCCGACAATTCGACCGAATTTTGCTGGACGCGCCCTGCTCCGGTTTTGGCGTGATCCGCCGCCATCCCGACATCAAACTGCTACGTCGAGCCGAGGATATTGCCGCCTTGCAAACGCTGCAAGCGCGGATTCTGGACAGCGCTTGGTCCTTGCTGTCGCCAGGCGGCATCTTGCTGTACGCCACCTGCTCGGTATTGAAACAGGAAAACGAAGCGCAAATTGCCGCATTTCTAGCTCGTCACAGCGATGCCGGCGAACTATCTATCGACGCGCACTGGGGCATGCCGCGCCCGCACGGCCGGCAAATCGTCACCGGCGACCGGCAAATGGACGGCTTTTATTATGCCAAGCTCTATAAAGCTGCTTAG
- the fmt gene encoding methionyl-tRNA formyltransferase, with the protein MNIVFAGTPDFAVPTLQALIDSPHRVSAVYTQPDRPAGRGRKLTASPVKALALSAGIPVYQPENFKNPAALQELAALAPDLLVVVAYGLILPQAVLDIPKQGSINVHGSLLPRWRGAAPIHRAVMAGDAKTGITIMKVVKKLDAGDMLYKVECPISADATSSSLHDQLAIMGAEGLVKVVDQIGQGTLQAEPQDEALVTYAHKLEKQEAILDWQQSAAELDRKVRGLNAWPVAQTLYKGEVLRVWRSEVLAKPADLPPGTINCSEQTLDAATGDGVLRLLEVQLPGGKRIAGKDFLNAHPADHVVLGL; encoded by the coding sequence ATGAACATCGTTTTCGCCGGCACGCCGGATTTTGCGGTCCCCACCTTGCAGGCCTTGATCGATTCGCCCCACCGAGTCAGTGCGGTCTACACTCAACCCGACCGCCCGGCCGGGCGCGGCCGCAAGCTAACCGCCAGCCCGGTCAAGGCACTAGCTTTGTCCGCTGGCATTCCGGTTTATCAGCCGGAAAACTTCAAAAATCCCGCAGCGCTTCAAGAGTTGGCGGCATTGGCACCCGACTTACTGGTCGTCGTCGCATACGGCTTGATCCTGCCGCAAGCGGTACTGGATATTCCAAAACAGGGCAGCATCAACGTCCACGGCTCGTTGCTGCCGCGCTGGCGCGGCGCGGCACCTATCCATCGAGCGGTGATGGCTGGCGACGCTAAAACCGGCATCACCATCATGAAAGTGGTCAAAAAACTCGATGCCGGCGACATGCTTTATAAAGTCGAATGCCCGATCAGCGCCGACGCCACCTCCAGCAGCTTGCACGATCAACTGGCGATCATGGGCGCGGAAGGCCTGGTTAAAGTGGTCGATCAAATCGGCCAAGGCACGCTCCAGGCTGAACCGCAAGACGAAGCGCTGGTCACTTATGCCCACAAATTGGAAAAACAGGAAGCCATATTGGACTGGCAGCAATCTGCAGCAGAATTGGATCGAAAAGTGCGCGGTCTGAACGCCTGGCCGGTGGCGCAAACCCTGTACAAGGGCGAAGTTCTGCGGGTCTGGCGTAGCGAGGTACTGGCCAAACCAGCCGATCTGCCGCCCGGCACTATCAACTGCAGCGAACAAACTCTGGACGCCGCGACCGGCGACGGCGTACTGCGACTGCTGGAAGTACAATTGCCCGGCGGCAAACGCATAGCCGGCAAGGACTTTCTGAACGCCCACCCCGCCGACCACGTCGTACTCGGTTTATGA
- the def gene encoding peptide deformylase codes for MSILSILEFPDKRLRTVAAEVGAVDDGIRTLVDNMIETMYAAKGVGLAATQVNVHKRVIVMDVSENKDDAICLINPQIIERDGVEESEEGCLSVPGFFEKVSRAEHIKIKALNRDGESFEMEARDLLAVCIQHEMDHLEGKLFVDYLSAFKRNRIKAKLEKIHKAQGL; via the coding sequence GTGAGTATTCTTTCGATTCTGGAATTTCCCGATAAACGGCTGCGCACAGTCGCCGCCGAGGTGGGCGCAGTCGATGACGGCATTAGAACATTGGTCGACAACATGATCGAAACGATGTATGCCGCCAAAGGGGTGGGCTTGGCCGCTACCCAGGTCAACGTACACAAAAGGGTGATCGTAATGGATGTCAGCGAAAACAAGGACGACGCGATCTGCCTGATCAATCCACAAATCATCGAACGCGACGGCGTCGAAGAATCCGAGGAAGGCTGTTTGTCGGTACCCGGCTTTTTCGAAAAAGTCAGCCGCGCCGAGCATATCAAAATCAAAGCACTGAACCGCGACGGCGAAAGTTTCGAAATGGAAGCTCGCGACTTGCTGGCAGTCTGTATTCAGCATGAAATGGATCATCTGGAAGGCAAATTGTTTGTGGATTATTTGTCGGCCTTCAAACGCAACCGCATCAAAGCCAAATTGGAAAAAATCCACAAGGCGCAGGGCTTATAA
- a CDS encoding LysM peptidoglycan-binding domain-containing protein, whose product MFFRAILGILIPLFFTAVVWADELQINPNHPERYTVVKGDTLWDISGKFLQHPWQWPQLWHNNPQIKDPHWIYPGDTLYFSYVNGMPRLSLSPDGNDEKLIPRVRESSIDQAIRVIPSDAIVQFLNSPKVVSAEELAHAPYVIGFVGEHLIAGAGDGVYVRAIEEPEGLGYTIYRQGKPYISPVTKEVLGYEAQYIADTTLQEPGDPATLRINKSDLEIQRGDRLMLTGEGELALNYFPRPPEHQVIGSIIRVMGGVSQIGQHDVVVIDKGTADGLEVGHTLDVYRRGNMVVDRYQSVEAVAVKMPDELAGVLMVFRPFERVSYALVMQATGAIHTLDRVQTP is encoded by the coding sequence ATGTTTTTTCGCGCGATACTGGGAATATTGATTCCGTTGTTTTTTACCGCTGTGGTTTGGGCTGACGAGCTTCAAATCAATCCTAATCACCCCGAACGATATACCGTGGTAAAAGGCGATACCCTGTGGGATATTTCCGGCAAATTTTTGCAGCATCCTTGGCAATGGCCGCAGCTCTGGCATAACAATCCGCAGATTAAAGATCCACATTGGATTTACCCGGGTGACACTTTATATTTTTCGTACGTGAACGGTATGCCGCGTCTGAGTTTGTCGCCGGATGGGAACGACGAAAAATTAATTCCACGGGTACGGGAATCATCGATTGACCAGGCGATTCGCGTGATACCTAGCGATGCGATCGTGCAGTTTTTGAATTCGCCAAAAGTCGTTAGTGCGGAAGAATTGGCGCACGCGCCTTATGTGATCGGTTTTGTCGGCGAGCATTTGATCGCTGGTGCCGGTGACGGCGTTTACGTGCGGGCGATCGAAGAACCGGAAGGCCTTGGATATACCATTTACCGGCAGGGCAAGCCCTACATCAGTCCGGTGACCAAGGAAGTTTTGGGTTACGAAGCGCAATATATCGCCGATACCACCTTGCAGGAGCCGGGCGATCCGGCCACCTTGCGCATCAACAAATCCGATCTGGAAATTCAACGCGGCGACCGTTTGATGCTGACTGGCGAAGGCGAGTTGGCGTTGAATTATTTCCCGAGACCGCCGGAACATCAGGTGATCGGCAGCATTATCCGGGTGATGGGGGGTGTGTCGCAGATCGGTCAACACGATGTGGTGGTGATAGACAAAGGTACCGCCGACGGTTTGGAAGTGGGGCATACGCTGGATGTCTACAGAAGAGGGAATATGGTGGTCGATCGTTACCAGTCGGTGGAAGCAGTTGCTGTTAAAATGCCGGACGAACTGGCCGGCGTGCTGATGGTGTTTCGGCCGTTCGAACGGGTTAGTTATGCCTTGGTGATGCAGGCAACAGGCGCTATTCACACACTGGATAGGGTACAAACGCCCTGA
- the dprA gene encoding DNA-processing protein DprA, translating into MLRMPGVGSQAILRLLAHLEPEQIFSASRSTLSGLGFSEKLIEALQKPDWQKVEDDLCWLEQAGNYALTLDDADYPAQLREINNPPPVLFIKGNPELLLEPQLAMVGSRNPSPVGVSTAIQFAEALAEAGFVVTSGLALGIDAASHQGALNVNGHTIAVAGTGLDRVYPACHKQLATQIVEHGALVSEFPPGTNAKANHFPRRNRIISGLCVGLLVVEAAQQSGSLITARLALEQNREVFAIPGSIHNPLARGCNALIRQGAKLVETAQDIFEELGQYNQQYMRAESEIAQTSLDLEQQNLLKLIPYSPTTVDTLVRESGWSAEEVSSTLLVLELQGFISGLAGGGYLRIK; encoded by the coding sequence ATGCTGCGAATGCCCGGCGTCGGCAGCCAAGCCATCCTGCGCTTGCTGGCGCACCTTGAGCCCGAGCAGATATTTTCGGCATCGCGCTCGACGCTAAGCGGATTGGGGTTCAGCGAGAAGCTGATCGAAGCCTTGCAAAAGCCGGATTGGCAAAAGGTCGAAGACGATCTGTGCTGGCTAGAGCAAGCCGGGAACTATGCATTAACCTTGGATGATGCCGATTATCCGGCCCAACTAAGAGAAATCAACAATCCTCCTCCTGTCTTATTTATCAAAGGCAATCCTGAATTATTGCTCGAACCGCAATTGGCGATGGTCGGCAGCCGCAATCCCTCGCCGGTGGGGGTCAGCACTGCGATCCAATTCGCCGAAGCCCTGGCCGAGGCGGGCTTTGTCGTCACCAGCGGTTTGGCTTTGGGTATCGATGCCGCCAGTCATCAAGGCGCTTTGAATGTCAATGGCCATACCATAGCAGTGGCTGGCACCGGTTTGGACCGGGTGTATCCGGCTTGTCATAAGCAGCTTGCTACGCAAATCGTCGAGCATGGCGCGCTGGTCTCCGAGTTTCCGCCCGGCACAAATGCCAAAGCCAATCACTTTCCTAGGCGAAATCGAATCATCAGCGGTTTGTGCGTCGGCTTGTTGGTGGTCGAAGCGGCTCAGCAAAGTGGATCTTTAATTACTGCGCGTTTGGCCTTGGAGCAGAATCGGGAGGTTTTTGCCATTCCAGGCTCGATACACAATCCTTTGGCGCGCGGTTGCAACGCGTTGATCCGTCAAGGCGCTAAATTAGTGGAAACCGCGCAGGATATTTTTGAAGAATTAGGTCAGTATAATCAACAGTATATGCGAGCCGAGTCGGAAATCGCGCAGACTTCGCTTGACCTGGAGCAACAAAATCTATTGAAATTGATTCCGTACAGCCCCACAACGGTTGATACTTTGGTGCGAGAAAGCGGTTGGTCGGCGGAAGAAGTTTCCTCGACGCTGTTGGTGCTGGAGTTGCAGGGCTTCATTTCCGGACTTGCCGGCGGTGGCTACCTTCGAATCAAATAA
- a CDS encoding DUF494 family protein — MKEDIFDVLIYLFENYLDGDSDNYPDTSVIASELLDAGFQQPDVNKAFDWLESLAEIESITPAVSSSFRIFSGQEIAVFDMECRNFLMYLEHSGILTPINREIAIDRAMALKDENITLDKLKWIVLMVLLSQPGDSAAFSRMEDIVYDLIPTSLH; from the coding sequence ATGAAAGAAGACATATTCGATGTGCTCATTTATCTGTTTGAAAATTATCTGGATGGCGACAGCGATAACTATCCGGATACATCCGTGATTGCCAGCGAATTGCTGGATGCGGGGTTTCAACAGCCCGATGTCAATAAAGCGTTCGACTGGCTGGAATCTTTAGCTGAAATTGAGAGCATCACGCCGGCGGTGTCGTCGTCGTTCCGCATTTTTAGCGGCCAGGAAATTGCCGTATTCGATATGGAATGTCGCAATTTCTTAATGTATCTCGAGCACAGCGGCATTCTGACACCGATCAATCGCGAGATCGCCATCGATCGCGCGATGGCTTTAAAAGACGAAAATATTACCCTGGATAAGTTGAAATGGATTGTATTGATGGTGTTATTGAGTCAACCTGGCGATAGCGCTGCCTTTTCCCGAATGGAAGACATCGTTTACGATTTGATACCGACTTCTTTACACTGA